In Spinacia oleracea cultivar Varoflay chromosome 5, BTI_SOV_V1, whole genome shotgun sequence, a single window of DNA contains:
- the LOC110779156 gene encoding uncharacterized GPI-anchored protein At4g28100, whose amino-acid sequence MSHHHPPPFPIILTLLFSLLPLLPGLPVLPNPDPASIQQQQTFLPNPSPPATIPSFPEQSAVAGCPLSLPDEIFPAVKASCNGGGHLRRGKCCPVLAAWLYSAYSNTALGKGASNSKSVSTTSYDMPLLPDDSETCVDGLENAMRDKGVNLVKINATCDVVYCYCGIRLHQLSCPQAFHISEDGRLAGDDRVNKLEKDCYSSHKSKDDHSTLAGCSKCLHSLYSLKKGSGVSKNGTKADVRTSKMRSRDCELMGLTWLLHKNRDKYMSTVTAVMRALMLNEEGADPQSCSLSSNGLPLAVDSSEIDGQSSSVTLKSPLYVTFFLLITSSTIVSYYF is encoded by the exons ATGTCCCACCACCATCCTCCACCATTCCCCATCATCCTCAcccttcttttctctctcctgccCTTATTGCCCGGACTACCCGTCTTACCCAACCCAGACCCAGCTTCCATCCAACAACAGCAAACCTTCCTCCCAAATCCCTCTCCGCCGGCCACTATCCCATCATTCCCTGAACAATCAGCTGTAGCCGGATGTCCATTATCCCTCCCCGATGAGATCTTCCCCGCCGTTAAGGCTTCATGTAACGGTGGCGGGCATCTCCGGCGAGGCAAATGCTGCCCTGTCCTGGCCGCCTGGCTGTACTCTGCCTACTCGAATACAGCTCTGGGTAAAGGAGCTAGCAATAGTAAGTCGGTATCAACGACGTCGTATGATATGCCATTGCTGCCAGATGACTCAGAAACATGTGTTGATGGGCTTGAAAACGCAATGAGAGATAAAGGGGTAAATTTGGTAAAAATAAATGCAACTTGTGATGTTGTGTATTGTTACTGTGGAATTAGGCTTCATCAATTGAGCTGTCCTCAAGCTTTTCATATTTCAGAAGATGGTAGATTAGCAGGGGATGACAGAGTCAACAAGTTAGAGAAAGATTGTTATAGCTCACATAAGTCTAAGGATGACCATTCTACCCTTGCTGGTTGTTCTAAGTGCTTGCACTCTCTTTACTCG CTGAAAAAAGGCAGCGGAGTAAGTAAGAACGGAACAAAAGCAGACGTGAGGACAAGCAAGATGCGTAGCAGAGACTGCGAATTAATGGGGTTGACATGGCTTCTACACAAAAACAGAGACAAGTATATGTCTACGGTTACAGCAGTAATGAGAGCACTAATGCTGAATGAAGAAGGTGCTGATCCACAATCATGTAGTCTGAGCAGCAATGGTTTGCCACTCGCTGTTGATTCCTCTGAAATCGATGGCCAGTCTTCATCAGTAACCCTTAAGTCCCCTCTCTACGTCACGTTTTTCTTGCTAATTACGAGCTCAACTATAGTATCGTATTATTTCTAG
- the LOC110779157 gene encoding H/ACA ribonucleoprotein complex subunit 3-like protein, whose amino-acid sequence MYLQFYINDNGDKVYTTKKESPVGKATESAHPARFSPDDKFSRQRVLLKKRFGLLPTQQTPQKY is encoded by the exons ATGTATCTGCAATTTTACATCAACGATAATGGCGACAAAGTCTATACTACCAAG AAGGAATCACCTGTTGGTAAGGCCACAGAATCAGCTCATCCAG CTCGCTTTTCTCCTGATGACAAATTCTCAAGGCAGAGAGTTCTGTTAAAGAAGCGCTTTGGATTGTTGCCCACCCAACAAACACCTCAGAAGTACTGA